Genomic segment of Hydra vulgaris chromosome 08, alternate assembly HydraT2T_AEP:
taaaacttttttttggtagACACAGTCGGTAATGATCAAAGTTTTAGTAAGTTTCTGTTATCGTTATAAACTATCAATTCTGGAAGATAATGCTCTTCACAAATAAAGAGACTAGTAATTTATGTTTGAgctttcaaattaaatttgagcatttaaatttatatcttgaACACAATCCTTAAGCTATTAGAATTTGCCTTCAAGAAGTATCAAAACTGTCGTTAGATGTAGAAGATTAAATCTCCCTTTTGCCTCCTAGTACTGCATCTTTCAATAGAACTATTATCAccacacattaaaaaaattgcactaCGAAGCTGAAAACGACAGAGGCTTCCTCGTTAGACCTTATTATGGTTGAGAAGACCCTGGGCTTGCTTGCTACTGTTAAGAAAATGTAGAACGGACATGTCATCGGCTTTGCTGCGAACAAATATGAAAAGTTCTGAACATAGCTTTAAGCTGCTGAAAAGAGAACCCACATTAAATTTGAGTTTAAGTAAAAGGCAGGTggatattttgattatatatatatatcaaaacaattaatttttcatcattAAACTAGCTGTATAATTCCTATACATTGATGCAGAACTTGAGGCAGCTAACTGATTTAACACGAGGTGTCAATTATAAAAACGAGCCTGAACCCTTGGTCACTACTGCAACACGAATTAAACCACTATCTGCCGAGACAGCCGGCATGAAGAACTTTAGAAACCACCATGGCGCTCTTTAAGTTACTGGCTGTGACACGcgaaatttagaaaataatgtGGAGGCCGATTTCAACTTCCTAAGTTAtaaaaatggtgaaaaaatGCTGTGTCTATGGCTGTGCTACGAATTACTTATCGCAGAAAAAAAACTCAAACGATTCAAAAACGTCATTTAACAGATTTCCAAGAGACAAAGAAGAAAGAATACGTTGGATAAAATGTATTCCTAATGCTATTTTAAAAGTGTCAAGCAACACCGTAGTCTGTGAACTACATTGGCCCCGAAACttcgaaaaaattaaagtaaaaggaAGAGAACGACCAAAGAACCTACCATGAACTTGGCCTTATGTTTCTTTCAGTCAAATACCAACatctttactatttttaagaTCAACTATACGTGTATCATCCTCTAGCCGAAATTATTTTGAcgaaattgatttatttttagcaaaagaTAATTTTGACTTCGACGTTTTTAGTGAGACattggtaaataaaaaatgcaatttttctgtagattttatagcttttatttcAGATAGCAAACTTTGTGTACAATCCACACACTTTAATTATGCATCACCAAGTTTCTCATTATATTTGATAGTTCTTTAAAGTTTGAATCCTTTTTCAATggtgtgaaaaaaaaagtccatACTGTATCTAATGTTGTAATACTTGGTCtaaatttggtaaaattttaatCTGAACTTTTTGACAccaaataataaagaaatagttATGAATGAGCAAATTAATTCGATGAACACAAGTAAGTACAGTTTTAGCGTAATCATCAGAGCATTTGAGTATTTTTCCACCTCTCGAAcactttatcaaaaactatgtgatgattttaaagtaacttttattcGAACATTAACACGCATAAcctcaaaagtattaaaatctgatggtttttttttttaagaaagttttcgATAGTTATAGTGATAGTCAAGGAACTTGTATTATTCTTCATGAcgaaatttatgtttaaaaaatgctattatATCACGAAGATGCTGCTTTTGGAAAAGCATTAGATGACCCAGATTCTCTTGCAAAAACTTTAGGTGACATGATAACTTGTATGTTTGGTGGGcctaaatttcttataaaaatgttactaGTAAGCAAATTGAATTCTCAATTTTTATATGATCAAATGCAGTTGACTGTAGAAGCAGTTAAAGAGTCAAACGGTGAAGTAAAGGCAGTTATTAAACGGTGAAGTAAAGGCGGTTATTAAACGGTGAAGTAAAGGCAGTTATTAAACGGTGAAGTAAAGGCAGTTATTAAACGGTGAAGTAAAGGCAGTTGTGACGGAAATCGAACTAATTAAGCgcctttttaaaaacttgttgctTTTCCAAATAGACCTTGGTTAACCACCAATGAAACTTTTTTGCTGCTTGACTTAGTTCACTTGATAAAAAACATCCGAAACAACTGGCTCACAGAATAAACAAGAGaactaatttttatgaaaatggtgttaagaaaaaagcttattggaagcatttaaaaacttaatgaaGCGGAATCAAATTGTCTAAAACTTTCTGCTTTGAATGAAGTTTCTGTCCGACCAAGTCATATTGAAACACAATCTGTATCTACCTGTCTAAAGGTGTTTTCTGACAAAACATACACTGCTCTAGTTAATCACCCCGAAACCACGTAAACAATTATAAGTAAACAATTGTTAAATGTCGAATCCTATATTAAGTTTTAACACCTCGCCTATAACTTATAATACGCCGTGAACAACAGTAATACAAGGTATGCGACAGTTAAATGCAAAGGTTAGACAACTACAGACGGAAACTTATTGTATATCTTTAACGCCTAAGTCTCGATGTGAAGTTAGCGAAGAAGGTATTAAATTTTGTGACATCGCTTAAATGCTAACGTTCTTCCAAAAACGACTATTATTCGGTAGTCAATAGCTTTTAGTATATTGCTTTACGTAATAAttaggtaaaataatttttcttaataatttaaGTACACGCACAcctagaatttaaaataaatttaagaaccCTAATgcgaaaaaaaacaaattgttttgtttaaattttgttttagtaaaaatatccTAATATTTTCCCACCAGTGTTCTTTCTTCTTGCCTCTTCATGATCCATAATGCCTACCGATGTAGTCATCACAATATAactgaagaaaaaaagatataactttagaatgaaaatttaaaaaacataaaaaatgcacTCAGAAAAAGTAGGGTAAGTTTCACATCAGTAATCAGAAGCAGAACTGGCATTTACCCATTTCATCACAGTTGCaagagaaatatttaaaattaactcaCCCAAATTGACGAGAAGGCATGAGATAACTTGCCcatttttcaatatcttttaatttgacATCAAACCGAGGTGAAATGACACCACACTGAAATAAACCATATAATAGAACATCACAAATTTTTTGACTAATGCTGTATATTGAAAAAAGACTTTGCATTATCAGACAACAAGCATTTATCAACAACAAATTCTGAGACTCTAGTCTATTTAACTTGAGTTCATCATTAAtgcaaatttaataataaaaatttctattaactttaattattaccTTATTAATTCTTCCATTCAAATTAACAATGATTTTTCCAGCACGATGATCGTCAATAATTTCGAATTCCCCAATATAACCTGAATAAAAAAACCCTTGAGTTAACTTTGCGCtaattactataataaaattgataatttaatcTATCGAACTAACACCTAAAATGTTTTCTTATAAGCGAATATCAGCTTCATTATTATAcagttaaaagtaatttttacagtatattttaattatacatatcttaattatacttataaagtaattttaattatacagTCAAAAGTAATTCGAACGTTAacgcaaaaattaaattaataactatatatataatttaaaatcagaTATGCTTTTAAGGAATCATAATATTCATAACCCAGTGCAAATCATCATGAAAACATTTTCCTAATGAAAATACATTATAACAATTCTGTAACTTAATGTAAAGCTCAGACAGCCAAGGTGTATATCAACATAGATGATTAAGAAGAATCTAGCGAATAACACATGTTTCTCATCACtgctttaaaaatacaaattaataaatctCTCAGTCTAAGTAGCGTGTTCTGTTCATAGGCAGAGCCTCGAACCAGAGGTGTCAGATTGCTAAATTCATCATAGAGATTTAAAATCATGCATAActttattataagatttaaacATAGGTtaagattttaactttaatgtataactttatCATAAACTTACCATGTTTCATCATAACTGTAAGAAACTTTACAACAACTTTCGAAGAAGGTCTAATTAGAACTTgtctttttccttttctttcAGCATTTACCATGTTTTTAAGTGCATCATTTAACACGCTGATTCGGACCATGACGATGTCTTGTCAActgataaaaaatgaaaatatgataCGTTATAAGTTATGCTGATCTTCACTTTTAACGTCATATTTTCAAGTACTGTGAAGTCTTTCTGCATTTTAAAATTCTCTTCGAAGTTTAAAGCTGAGACGATGTATTTATACTAAAAGAATACTCTACTTATTATGGCTGCTACTTCTTGTTTACTAAGTTCATAACAATTAACAAGAAATCTAATACGAAGTATTCTCATAGTTTAAATGCTATACTAAGTACcgtataataaaagtttaatatacaTGCACATTACAAAAAAGTATGCAAAAGATAATTATGGATTTATCTCCCCACCTCACGCGTTGATGTGTCTACGCAAAAGAGACTTCTTCGGTAGTTTGGTATATTTATATGCAGATAAAGTCGCCTTTGAATTATAGAAATCGTACTTGATCCGTGTTCCgcataatatcatcaaaaactTTCTATGTAATTTACAAAATGCtgaattttttaacatactttTAACTTGCAACTTTTAACAAAGCAGctttaagattaaatttttgtaaagttttttattttatgttttagatttttaatttttctattcttattatttttaatttgtttattcttattatttttttattttattttatttacgtaagtaaaattaaataaaaaataagaataaatagtaagaattttaataacgtaaataaaagaaagttaaaaaataaatgaataaaataaaaataatttttttttacgcacATTTAATCATGcacttattttttgttattgctgttgttctttttaaaatgttttacaatacCTGCCATTTTACAATTGCAATAATTTCaataaggggtcgtccatagaTAATGTCACgcagtttttgacattttttgacggttgttttttgttaaaaaaacaaccgtcaaaaaattaaaagaaagtgtTCTCTagatttgaaactaaaaaactaaaatgttgCGTCACAAAATCGAAACCCCCTCCCCTCGTAACAAATTGTCCCCAAATCGCCTACCCCTtccccctttttttttattatactaggGATtgtttatggacaacccctagtATAATAAAGTGTTGACAAGTTATGTTTGTAAGAGAAAGAAAGCGGAATCTCGTTGAAGATCTTAAGGTATTGTCGTCGAgaaacttttttcaagtttaagaaaatttaaaaaaaacctccTTTTAAAACAGcagtaaaataatttcatttttaaaatacttaaatgataaaataattttactattacATATTTCTTATAAATCCTTATTTTAATTAGCGACTTGAATAGTAATTAGggctttagaaaaaaattatgtttaaattgttttaaattaaggacattactttatttgttttttgtgaaTTGAGCTGCCTAAAATTGAAAATGCCTTCCTGGGTATCTGTCGAACGAATGGGTGGATGCACGGGTGctcattaaaaaaacagttttgctTCATgaaagttatacttttaaacattcagtaaaaactttttattcaaggtgttatttatttcaataacattcATTTAGAGATGTTGTgttatctaaattttaaatatgtgtttattgcaattattttaaaagtaaaaaggaGAAATAACAACAACTAgcttttacaaaacattttgataacaaACAAATTGATGAACgcaaatatttaataagttttaaaaaattacattttccaGGTTTCAAAAGAGCTCTTTTCCAtacttttaatgtttcttttctattttttccaGGTTTCGAAAGAGCTCTTCTCCAACtcgtttattagtttattatctcTGTACTCGTTTATTATCTCTTCACTcgtttattattctattatctcTTGGGTAAAGCTAGCTTTGCCCAAGAAACAATCTAATAAAAAAGTCTAAGAATTTCTGATTTAAGTAAAGGAAAACATTGTGCATAAAAAAGGAAcgatataagaaaataagtgGGTTTCTGAATTTGAAACTCAAATAACTTCAATAACATAAGTGTTATGTTCAATGTTTTCAGAAATTTTGACAATGATGAGTAAATagtaacttttgaaaattttaacgaATGGAAATTCAAGATCTACTTTCACATACcaaattgttaaattgttatattacgaCTAATGATTTTACACatagaaaatgaataaaatgaattttaaacttaaaaattatagtattatttttttaaacctacaTTATTTTCTAAACGTGTATTATTATAGGTTGCATTTATCGATATCAGAATATGAATGTTTTCAAACAGCCATATATGGcataactttattgttattaatttaattgtaaGCATTATATTTTAGTGCATATACTCTTGAATAAACATTGAAGTGCCAGGAAAGCATTGTGCTATCTTATTCAGTTTTCAATTACTgaaaattgataacataaacattgAAAGAACTGAAACTATTAAATTTCTTGGTATAACTATTGACGAAACAATTTCTCGGAAAGcccattaaaaacattatacaCAATATATCGGCATACTTTACAAAGTCAAACCAATACTTTCCCAGGAGAATCGAAAAATtctctacttttcttatatacaaagttatttaacatatgctaatattgcctgggaaagtacaaataaatctaaactaaatTCTCTTTATATACACCAGAAAGACGCATCaagattgatttataataaaaataaattcagtcATGCCAAAATGTTTACTTTAGGCTTAAATATAAGCTTTGACTTGTTCCAGTTCATTttaccaataaatttttttaaaccaactcCAACAGGTatatcccagtgggcacggtacgtaaaaaagacgtcttttaaacgtctttagaacgttttggacgtcttttaaacgttcaatagacgtctttttttttttttccttcacaTTGCCCATAAAATAGTTTTCGAGATTTTCAATAGTATATCGTGGCCCCTATTTACACAACAAAATAATACctcaaaatatagaacttactaAATTGCATAATCTTATTGCcctgaagaaaaaactaaaagatctcATAATTAACAAAACCAACTTTATCGGTAtgtattaaatgtaaaagaacaattaatataacaaaatgtaataacaacagtttaaattataaaaataaataaaagaaaaaaagaaaaaaaaagaaacattaaaaaaaaagactaaatatAGTCAGCGACTATGcatagtaaaatattactgAAAAGTTGACCTCAAAAAGTTAATgtgtgttttataaatttagtttttaaatttttagtttattttgtatattaaaggttctcgatgaaaagacttctcttagtcttctgcgagtttccttacaactACATAgtactattataatatattaatacattttttcaacaacaacCCCAGTAGTCCTGCGGTGCAACGGACTtgcgtatattttttaaaggaatggattaatagccagcactttatatAATGAACtacgaatttttaaatttattattttaactcaaTGTCAAACGCGCATGCGTAAAACAGCATTGTGAACGCTCTTTAAATATCGTAAATATGTGTGGtggacatttatataaactagagACATGTAAATATtacttgtttttgaaatatctaataacgattgttgtaaaaaaaaaaattaatttcaataacttCAATCTCCCAATTGTTTACAAACTAATGATCTTAGAAATTATTTGTTGAAgttaataaatcttaaaaagcTAATAAATTCCAATAAATTCCAAAAATTCATCTCCcaattatttataagttaataaaatgtaattcatatgttaaaaaaaactcttttttataaatgttgttcATGAGAAAAAAcctattggttttaaaaaattctaaaatttttcaaaaaagtttttctcaaATCATGTATCGAAAGTATATTGAATATCCAAAtccattcaaataaaattagcaaatatataatatatgtttaaaagtaTACTAAATATCCATAGTTTACTCTTAATTTCAACAAGCACCCCTGATACTTCATTTCTTATCTCTAAATTGAAGCCGagtaaataagttcaaacaccattcccataaatatttttatagattttaacaataaacttttaaatattgtttctaATCTATtcaatatttcataaataaaaaatttaagtatcgaattttgatacttttatttttattttttataaaataaattcattacttttgcaattaaaactgtaattaatgtttttattattattgttgtcaGTCCTGTAGCCAAGAGTGGGTTTGTGAAAAAACTGCCCATCCTAAAAAGCGGTTAAGCCCACCCATGGGC
This window contains:
- the LOC100206814 gene encoding small ribosomal subunit protein uS8 gives rise to the protein MVRISVLNDALKNMVNAERKGKRQVLIRPSSKVVVKFLTVMMKHGYIGEFEIIDDHRAGKIIVNLNGRINKCGVISPRFDVKLKDIEKWASYLMPSRQFGYIVMTTSVGIMDHEEARRKNTGGKILGYFY